Proteins encoded in a region of the Dendropsophus ebraccatus isolate aDenEbr1 chromosome 11, aDenEbr1.pat, whole genome shotgun sequence genome:
- the HSF5 gene encoding heat shock factor protein 5 encodes MEPDMSLMGTPINSNKFPAKLWRIVNSPFYQSIYWDSDGYAFIIEQLQFEYELLSPPRTSNNAAKLFKTKNFQSFIRQLNLYGFKKIFPVFGSKVHYFCNENFQKDRPDLLIHLKRLTSINKAKMAAAIEENSRPPSRFQLFLTSVDTDGSKEDDTNKGLMTVQQSHSTGRRENISSYPCVNPSSHTDFPGNELDAPMLPSPRSNSFGLHQSQLTSYSSFSQNEMFYPVLRRFPSDITYTMQSTATTVHVQQSQSDMPGSIQSYSGYIPYTTEYPQVYYPSAVPPCYITPAHLPHFSGGPGPAVSSYQNYSYFQEPPMHPSYPMDFFHTNCPSNSDD; translated from the exons ATGGAACCAGATATGTCCTTAATGGGGACTCCGATTAATTCCAATAAGTTCCCCGCCAAACTGTGGCGAATTGTGAATAGTCCCTTCTACCAGTCCATCTACTGGGACTCCGATGGATACGCTTTCATCATTGAGCAGCTGCAATTTGAGTATGAGCTGCTTAGCCCTCCGAGAACAAGCAATAATGCTGCTAAATTGTTTAAGACCAAGAACTTCCAGAGTTTTATCCGCCAGCTTAATCTCTATGGCTTTAAGAAAATATTTCCGGTATTTGGCAGTAAGGTTCATTATTTCTGCAATGAGAATTTTCAAAAAGACCGTCCTGATCTTCTGATCCATTTGAAGAGGCTAACCAGCATTAACAaagccaagatggcggccgccaTCGAGGAGAATTCTCGCCCACCAAGCCGCTTCCAGCTATTTCTTACCAGTGTCGACACAGATGGCAGTAAAGAGGATGATACGAATAAGG GTCTAATGACTGTTCAACAGAGCCACAGTACAGGCAGGCGTGAAAACATTTCTTCGTATCCTTGTGTCAACCCTTCATCCCATACTGATTTTCCTGGAAATGAGCTCGATGCTCCGATGCTCCCAAGCCCACGGTCAAACTCCTTTGGCCTTCACCAAAGCCAGCTAACCTCTTATTCATCATTTTCGCAAAATGAGATGTTTTATCCTGTCCTGCGACGTTTTCCATCAGACATCACTTACACAATGCAATCTACTGCCACCACTGTACACGTGCAACAGAGCCAATCTGACATGCCAGGATCAATACAGAGCTATAgtggctatataccatatactacaGAGTACCCCCAGGTGTACTATCCATCAG CTGTTCCTCCCTGCTACATAACGCCAGCTCATCTGCCTCATTTCAGTGGCGGCCCCGGCCCCGCAGTCTCCTCATACCAAAACTACAGCTATTTTCAG